A region from the Vicia villosa cultivar HV-30 ecotype Madison, WI linkage group LG3, Vvil1.0, whole genome shotgun sequence genome encodes:
- the LOC131654802 gene encoding uncharacterized protein At5g65660-like — protein MVIEDTPYIGFPLGLALLVSFLFFFCCFFCCCLYWDKLQFLFPSSMVNVINPQPRIETHFASSHHKPGFPVLMMKQNHCRSFPVLMPGDKVPKFIAMASACKPPKDEKIIIHVQKE, from the exons ATGGTTATTGAAGACACACCATACATTGGGTTCCCATTAGGTTTAGCTCTTCTTGTTTCTTTCTTATTCTTCTTTTGTTGCTTCTTCTGTTGTTGTTTATATTGGGACAAACTCCAGTTTCTATTTCCATCTTCTATGGTTAATGTCATCAACCCACAACCTCGTATAGAAACACACTTTGCTTCCTCTCATCACAAACCTGGATTTCCTGTTTTG ATGATGAAGCAGAATCATTGTCGAAGCTTTCCTGTGTTGATGCCGGGAGATAAGGTTCCAAAATTCATAGCTATGGCAAGTGCATGTAAGCCTCCAAAGGATGAAAAGATCATAATCCATGTGCAGAAGGAGTAG